The genome window TCATGGCGTTTTGTTGTAGTAGGTATCAGTaatcccatattaggcgcaaacTTTCTAGACCACtgtggattgctagtggatctgcagaatatGTCTCTTGTAGATCCCGTAACTTTGCTCATGTTTTCAGGAAAATTTGCCACTTCCTTTACTGTCAGTCTTTCCATCGTCTTTGAAGATTTGAAGAACCTCGCATTCGCGCggttcttcaaaaatacagcaacataactaccgaaagtagcCCCTCGCAGCCAGCAAAGCATGATGTGCAGCATCACAGAGcttcatccactctgttctgcaaaaccttaacttttgtttcgtgtacttggatgatgttttggtcgccttttTTTCAGTCTGggcatttggaacatctcgaatgcatttttcaacgtcttcttgaggcCGGGCTTGTGCTTAACGTTGAAAACGGTCAAGGATCTCCGTAGATTTTTGGGCATGTAAAACTTtgatcgtcgtttcttgcccaaagtcgCATAACATTGAGCGATCCGCAATgtctacttgtctggacccaagacCAAAGACACACGCATGATTGCGTGGCCTACAGAGGCCGTCCAGGTTTTTGAGTTAgcatgcacccctagccgtattcgtcatcaaaaggtgaaccaactGTGGCAGCCATTGAACttctttttcaagaaattgactacagctcaacagaactacagcacctacgatcgtgagctattaggCGCGTATATGACCATAAAGTACCTCCGATACTCCCAAGAAGGCAATCCGTTCACAGTGGAcacacggaccacaagccttgcttttaagcagaagcctGATAAAGTGTCTCCTTGCCAACTCCGGCACCTGAGCTGCATAAGCCtgtttacttcggacatccagcgcgtgtccggcaaggataatGCAGTTGCCGATGCTTTGTGACGTATCATCCCTGCCACGattgatttttcggcaatcgccgaggcacattttcaagggcaataCAATCaaagttacgggagggtgaccagatcacggagcaatactcgagggtattcgtCACGAGCGAAttaaagagagctaaggagggttggatggagtcaaaatcagaggaggagcgaagtacaAAACCTGACAACTTTGCTGCtggattggtgacttcgaggcaatgggtgtcaaagcggagcttattgtcgaaagtgactccgaggtcttgagtggaatttaagcaggataagggaTGTCCGTTAACAGTATAGAAGAAATAAGCGAGTgcggattttagggagtagcagaGAGATACTTTCtggcgtttagcgctaaaccattaatcGAGCAcaaacgaaccagagtgtctaggttagattgaagggatatACAGTTCATAGGCGACGTtctagcggaaaacagcttaaggttgtctgcatagagcaaacagggacaagtaaggaggggagggaggtcgttaataaaaaataaaaataacaaaggactcagaatagatccctgtgggacgccagaagagggggagaaggagcgggaagtgcagccgtcaaggtaagaggcaagccatgaaACAAGTGGTACAGGAACGCTCAGAGAccagagtttggatagaagtatcttgtgatttccagtgtcgaaggctttagcgaaatcagtgtaaatggtatgtacttcttgccgtgacatttgatgaaaaagttgGTAaggtcaagcaggttggaggcagtggacttaCGCTTAATAAAGCCGTGtttctctttcactatgtggtggccaagcTCGAAAAAGTGTCTCCTTGCCAACTCCGGCACCTGAGCTGGTCACAAGCAAATATTTTTGgccctcaatgaataaggatgttaactcctgggccagacagttcatcgcgtgccagaagtgtaaagtcatcaagcacgtacagaaagagTGAGGCTCATTGCCTTcgtctacaaagcgttttcacatgATCCACATCAACATTAATAGCCCCCttgtgagactcgcacggctTCAAGTATTGCGTTACAATTATCGATAGATTCACggggtggcctgaagcaatacctctggccgcCATTTCCGCACAATGGTGCGCTGAGGCCTTTTGTtgggaatggattccacgctttagaGTTCCccccgaagtcattactgaacTGGGAATGCAACTCGACTCTACCCTGTTCTCGGTggacaaactcctgggattcaaacgccacccgacgactgcgtaccacccgcaatccaacggAATGCTGGAACGCTGCCATATGATTCCTCGTGATCGCAAATCCTGCCTTTCCTTTCCATCGTGACGAGTTTGCCGCCAGTTCCGCCGAGTTAGTATACGGGAACATTTTGAGACTTCCCAGTGACCCTAAGTTGATACCAGGTCAGCCCTTTCCAAAGCCAAGTGGTCTTTGCGCTTGCTCCGGGACACCGTggccaaattaaaatcacccccgccatCCCGTCATTCTGCGATGAAGACTAACACTTTCAAAGACCTGGACCTGCCGAAAGTCCTTGCAACCACCAAATGAGGGCCCTTATGAAGCGTTGAATAGGGGGGAGCACTTTTTTAGGTTTGACGTCGACGGTAGGTCAAAGAACATCTTCGTTTGCAGGCTAAAGCCTTTTCTCATGGGGGTGAGGTCTCGGAGAATAAAGGTGCACGGCTCGTGAGATTTGATCTCCGGCCCTTAAATTGGCGGGGCAGGAATCGGCTTTTGTCGCTGAATCCCAGTGTCAGCTGGGGGTGGGGTAGTATGGAGCCGCTTATCAGAGATTCGTCTGAGCTCCACGTCAGGTTAGTGAGACCCGCCATGGCTGGAAGCAGCAGTAAAGTTTTTAGCTTTTAGTCActtcttacgacaagcaaggaagCCTTTGAATATATTCACAGGacaaaagtgatgatatgaaaaATCCTAATTTGGGGCGCCAAGGGGGCATGACTGCCATGAGTTTTCACTGAGATTGTAGACGGGAGACCTCCATTTCCCCTCGGGGAATGGAGCTGAAAACTTAGCCTTTACCAAGTGaacaattcagttttgtttgtgGAACTAATGGCTGATCCGTGGCGGAGCAGTTAGCAGCCCCTAGCGACTCCTGACACAATACCCCAATGGGTATCGAATGAACCAAGATAGAAATCATCGAATCTTGTATTACCAGCAACAGCCCCTCTTATCAATTGGTTCGGGAGTCATCATAAGCGATATCAGCGACCCATTGTTAGCTTGCCGGAGCTCCAGAAAGCAAACACAACACACGCCTAGGAAGCGTGAACGGTCGACGACGCCCATAAGCCCAAAATTCACTTACCATTGCTACCCTCAATGATGTCCATCGTGTTTTCGCGGCTGCACATTTTGCATTTCATATAGAAGTTGAATCCATCCGGGGTCCTCGAGCTCTGCTGCACGCGCTCGCTCTCCGTAATATCGTGCCATTTGTCCGATTCCTCGCCACAATTGGTGCATTTCAATTTCAGGAAGAACGAATAATCCGGATGGCATGTCTTGATCTCTTCGATGTTCTCGAGCGTCGCACTAATTTGCAACCCAACTTTGACCATTTTGCCAAGGTTATCCGTCCAGTGCACAAAAAAAGCCGGCACAAATCACACCGAATTGAGTATTGGAGGCGCAAATATAGCTTGAAATGACAATTTGACGTTCAATTTTCAGGAATTTTCTTATAAGAATGGACCGTGGTGAATATGAAtgacagttgatgctgtcatattTGCGAAGGTTAGAACTCGCCGTAGTCCGTGACGAGTGCTGGAAAAATGATAAAAGTTAATGGCAAAAGTGTAACAAATCTTCTTCAGGGCAGCTTCCTGACGAACTATAGACAAATATCCACGTCAGCGCCACTAAATGGGAAAAGAAACTTCCGTAAATTCGTTGTCGCCAACAAGCGTGGGAGCAGACAGTTCAAGGAGATGCAACGCGGCCCGGAGCCTCTTCTTCCAATCGACAAGCGCGGCGTGCGGGACACAGGCATCACAATCAAAGGCAGATACTTCGAAATTCCAGAAAAAATACCAGAGTTGATTGTTCCCGACCTCACAGACTGCAAGCTTAAACCGTACGTCTCGTACAAGACACCGGACATCGTGCAGTCCGAGTTCACGAGTCTGGACCTCTTCAATTCGGTCTACGCCAAGAAAATTGTTGAAGATTTCAACCAGGGGAAGCTGGATAGTCAGGGGATGCCGTTGGAACCATCAAAGGAAGAGAAACTCACACCTGAAGAGGCTGTTCAAAATGCGCGGAAAACGGGGTCGGATATTTTTTAGGAAATTCGTTTTAGAAATGCTTTAACGCTTAGAGTACGGTTTAATAAAGTTTATTGTTGAAAAAATCGCAGGAATTTTATTTAGGGGTTCAAAGAGAGTCGTAAGCTTGCTGTTAGGCTGGTATCTTGGCGAATTTGGCAAACTTCCTCTTAAGTCTACTCGTCAGAGTGCTTCTGCCGGTAAATGAAAAGTTTCCTGATCCATCTCTCCATTCGTTCCTCGTCGTTTCCCAAGAACTGGAAGTAAAAATCGACTAAAATCTGGTGCTTCCATTAAATTCGGGGCAACTTACATTTGGATGGATAATTTCGTCTTCGTCAGGCGCAGTCTTCTCCACCAGCGGCACGGAGATGGTATCTTTCTGCAGATCAATTATCACCTTGTCCGGCACCTTTTTGGTGCTTGTAAACGTTTTGGGGACGAAGCTATCCGCGTCGATTTCGTCGATCAGCAACTTTCGCTTTTCCTCGTTTGTTGACGATTCTAAATTGAAACTTGGAGCCGCAACTGGCTCATTGTTGACTGTAACCACTTCCGGGCTTGAGCTGCGCTTCTTTGAACGAGACTTTGATCGTGGCGAAGGCGACGAGCTGCTACTCGATGTACTGCTTTCGGAGGAAGAGCGGTTTCTACGATGCCGGGATTTCTTGTGATCAGAGCGAGATCGGTGGCGCGAGGAAGATCTCCTTTTGGAGCGGTGTGAGGATGTGCTGTGGTAAGAAGTTGGTGAACGGTCATAAGATGTTTTCCTCCGGTCTGGCGATATTGATCGCCGTCTTGAATAGGGTGAGTCGCGGCGACGACGACGGTCACGGTCCCTTGAGTCTTTTCGGTCTCGGGAAGGAGATCGTGATGGGTCTCTTGATTTATAGCGCTCTTTTCGTCGTCGGTCGCGGGGACTATCACTGTCGGAACGGGGCATATTTGTGAGAAAACTTATAATATTGATAGCTAAATGCACTTATTTATTTGCCTTGTGCAGATTGAAATGTTTTGGGAAATTTTAATGTGTCTTCTTCTTAGGTCGGATAAGATATTTCGTGTTCCTAGTCTGGGAAACCGCTGTATTTGAATATTAAGAAATTTGAATGTTCACACAAATCATATAAAACAATATGAGAATGAGAAATTTAACTtcaattgaaattattattattatttccaagttgtCGCAATATTGTCTGATGTCGGCAGAGGTTTGGGGATCCTATCTATTTaccaggggtcaagcagtgcactgcaggatagactgatgcggaacatagctccctgaggccaacctatctctctctaaggttgagttgtctctcctctgggacgctgcgtgccttttcaggggccaagcctgtCGTCTAcaaagaccgttagtgagtggtgatagccacaccctgtacgaggtgaccctactattaacaaaacgctacggatctagactggggagtcgaaaaatgcctcccccaatccagggtgtcatgtgaaccgtgcccattggatagtttgcagtcgggggtaactgactgtattcgaacggagcctcactgatacctttttttttttttgaggaggtggaaatcttcaaaagactctggcctgggcatgccagagtgtgggatttttacccactaaaaccacccccgactaccattcttcggacaaaattttccggtgatagcacttcacctagagtttcctccaggttcctcctttcttccacgaacctaggacactggaagaaaacgtgcgccgggtcctctgggactccgcagtttggacaattaggcgaggtgtccaatttaaacctttgctggtattgacggtatcctccatggccggtgagaaactgggtgagattataattgatctccccatgctttctctccacccactccccgatggaagggatcaacctgtaagtccaacgacccttttctgactggtcccatcgctgttgccacctgcttatggatctctccctttcggcttttttcacctgagataagggagcgatggacctggtgttataaatgttcatcatttcggttgccaggatgtcaatcggcatcattcccgagatgacgaacgctgcatcgtctgagacggtcctgaaggcagaacacacccttagagatgttcttctgtagaccgcactcagtttatgtgtattgcctaaaacctgcagtgcttttccccaaactgggactgcatacagcatgatagagctcaccaccctggctatgagcagcttgcaagtatgccgcgggcctcctacgttcggcatcatccttgccagagaaatactcgtggtggatgctcgtttacaagtatgctctatgtgctgcttaaaattaagtcctccgtctatgatcacccccaagtatttgatggccggcttggaagtgatgatacgattcccgattctaatgcaggcgtaatttcttttgcggcgcttagtgatgaggaccgcttccgtcttttcctccgcgagtgccagtccagcactctctaaccaagccttaataacactgattgcttcgcttgagtacaactcagcatcctcgagatgctttgcaaccacaaccagtgctatatcatcggcgtaacccaccaccgtagcctcctccggaaccggaaggttgagcacatcattatacatgatgttccacagtagtgggcccagtacagagccctgggggacacccgcagagacaacgtactctttggatccgtcatcggtatcataccagagtgtccgctctttcaagtagctatcgataatagcggcgaggtaggtgggaacaccaatcgtcgccagagactttcgtataaggttccaattggccgagttaaatgcattcctcacatctacggtcaccaccatgcaatatttgctagtacaaccccttccgtgaattgcattttcggccaagccagtaaccattttgatggcatcgatggttgatctggctttccggaacccatactggctatctgaaaggcccccttggctctcgacgactggaagtaatctattataaatggcccgctccaatagtttccccatagtgtctagaagacatatgggtctataggaggacggttcacctggaggtttgccagccttaggcaacagtaccagcttctgccgcttccatggtgcaggaaaaataccttccgacatgcacgtttcaaacagctccgcgaacatatccggtctacttttgacggcaagtttgagagccttatttggtatgccgtcaagacccggggctttactgtcgcctattcgactgcagatctctagcagctcgtccctggtgactggtggaatcggcgtcacattcagggggcgctggaaactgtcagcacccccctcttgctggggaaataacccctggattattttcaacaagagcatagggcacatgatctgcggagacgatcggcctctcaatcgtcctgtcacgattttataggcgctaccccacggatttatgtccgcttccgaacagagccccttaaaacattccctcttactccgctggatggcgagcttccctataggcatgctccttttgcccctgatcgatcctacctattgccctctgagccgttcgtctggctttgtggcaaatcgatcgaagattggcaagttcactattccaccaataattgggtcttctagtggggaatgaacatctcctaggcatcgacgcgtcacatgctttagagatgctctgtgtgacatggagagctctatccgtggaggtgcctgctttgctaggcaagtctagccacacctccatgaatgtctgctcatccatcgctttggcagaccatcctggtgttcctctggatttcggcttccggggtgcgggtctcctgccttgtggctccatccttagttcaaaggtgattgcctggtggtcgctgtacgtgaagtcctcactaacttgccaggatatgtcacgtgctaacgcagggctgataaaagtcagatctacaattgacccagttccccatttccgataagtgtttatatcgccttcgttggccagaaccacatccaactgggcgaatgcttctaataagcaccgcccccttgcgttagtctctttgctgccccactcgatagcccacgcattaaagtcaccggttatcacctttggactccgtccctttgcatcctgaacaagatcgtctaacagttcttcaaactcgggcagtgtgaggctcggtggggcgtaacagctatatatgaatataccgcttatttttgcccacacaaagcctctagtcgcctgacccatgctatattgtatggcttcacgaccgcacgcccatatcgccgctccaccagtcgaatctgtgacccatacagcaccgtcaagatttctgtacggttcactaatgatagcaatctccattgcggattcgtaagtggtctacgcaagcaaatcttgtgcgaccctgcaatgattaaggtttatttgtattaacctcattttttcactgcagttaacgtcttcctaaattctgggcatttcccacttccggcaatatgccggttatcccttccctcattttcttcgcacaaaatgcatttggggtctctattgcacttcttggcaatatgtccttttcccccacatcttcgacatcgatcggaccgatcgatgccgctagtgcatgccttcgcgaagtgtccaaacattaggcatttgaagcacctttttaaggagatctgttcccttagtcggcaaacaacccatccaatccgaaccttccccacggccaacaacttctgcgctgactccactggcagtcgcattgtagccgtttgagtaccgccataagcctttcttaggctcacgatggattcttccctgaaatcctccaacttgaattgttcc of Hermetia illucens chromosome 4, iHerIll2.2.curated.20191125, whole genome shotgun sequence contains these proteins:
- the LOC119655015 gene encoding probable splicing factor, arginine/serine-rich 7; the protein is MPRSDSDSPRDRRRKERYKSRDPSRSPSRDRKDSRDRDRRRRRDSPYSRRRSISPDRRKTSYDRSPTSYHSTSSHRSKRRSSSRHRSRSDHKKSRHRRNRSSSESSTSSSSSSPSPRSKSRSKKRSSSPEVVTVNNEPVAAPSFNLESSTNEEKRKLLIDEIDADSFVPKTFTSTKKVPDKVIIDLQKDTISVPLVEKTAPDEDEIIHPNFLGNDEERMERWIRKLFIYRQKHSDE
- the LOC119655017 gene encoding UPF0587 protein GA18326, which gives rise to MVKVGLQISATLENIEEIKTCHPDYSFFLKLKCTNCGEESDKWHDITESERVQQSSRTPDGFNFYMKCKMCSRENTMDIIEGSNATYTSDDAGKMKTIVTFDCRGVEPTDFSPRSGWIVKSSENGQTFDNVDLSEDDWVEYDQKNNNSIGIYEFQSSFIKLKK
- the LOC119655016 gene encoding 39S ribosomal protein L41, mitochondrial, translating into MIKVNGKSVTNLLQGSFLTNYRQISTSAPLNGKRNFRKFVVANKRGSRQFKEMQRGPEPLLPIDKRGVRDTGITIKGRYFEIPEKIPELIVPDLTDCKLKPYVSYKTPDIVQSEFTSLDLFNSVYAKKIVEDFNQGKLDSQGMPLEPSKEEKLTPEEAVQNARKTGSDIF